A region from the Pelobates fuscus isolate aPelFus1 chromosome 1, aPelFus1.pri, whole genome shotgun sequence genome encodes:
- the LOC134573692 gene encoding immunoglobulin superfamily member 3-like, giving the protein MFLYYRQTDRQGGLAQHQVGVPPGPLVRMEGSAIFIWCNASGVSRTEFEWSLFPSHSPSWKLQVISSSDPHFTYALYSERVQQRREIYLERGGENTARLHITHLRAWDSGDYECHTPNTAQTFYGSYSANVYLKVIPDMLRVQSLSPDILTVEDDDPLSLVCEVFSGTSLHTHISVTWYQMYGDESRPILSLSKHSVVSAGPGFTVRHSTGEVRLEKVSAAWYQLTLTRLKITDEAEYWCQVTEWIQDPDNSWYPLMTKRSSATTIQLRSQGTPLGEDMMSAVRSSTTPITTPQIVICLLALLYWPIH; this is encoded by the exons ATGTTTTTgtattacagacagacagatagacagg GTGGTCTTGCTCAGCACCAGGTTGGGGTGCCCCCGGGGCCCTTGGTTCGCATGGAGGGTTCCGCTATCTTTATCTGGTGTAATGCAAGTGGTGTGTCACGAACAGAGTTTGAGTGGTCGCTCTTCCCCTCTCACTCACCCTCATGGAAGCTGCAGGTAATCAGTTCCTCTGATCCCCACTTCACCTACGCACTATACAGCGAGCGAGTTCAACAGCGACGGGAAATCTAcctggagagagggggagaaaacaCAGCCCGGCTTCATATCACTCACCTGAGGGCATGGGACTCTGGCGATTATGAATGTCATACTCCAAACACCGCTCAGACTTTTTATGGGAGTTACAGTGCAAACGTTTACCTGAAGG TAATCCCAGACATGCTGAGGGTACAGAGTTTGTCACCCGATATTCTAACTGTAGAAGATGATGACCCACTGAGCCTGGTCTGCGAAGTCTTCTCTGGGACCAGTCTGCACACTCACATCTCCGTGACCTGGTATCAGATGTATGGAGACGAGTCTCGTCCGATCCTCAGCCTGTCCAAACATTCTGTGGTGTCAGCAGGACCCGGCTTTACTGTCCGCCATAGCACGGGTGAGGTCAGGCTCGAGAAAGTTTCTGCCGCCTGGTACCAGCTCACGCTGACCCGTTTGAAAATCACAGATGAAGCAGAATATTGGTGCCAGGTCACGGAATGGATCCAGGACCCAGATAACAGCTGGTACCCACTGATGACCAAAAGGAGCAGTGCCACCACCATCCAGCTGAGATCCCAAGGTACACCATTAGGGGAAG ATATGATGTCAGCCGTTCGCAGCTCCACCACACCAATAACCACTCCCCAAATTGTAATCTGTCTGCTGGCTCTGCTGTACTGGCCAATACACTAG